The genomic interval TTAAAAGTGGTATCAGCAAGCAGCAGTTCCTATGGCCGATAATACACGCTCCAAAAATCAGCAATATGAAGCCCTCAATCAACAGGTTCAGGATATCCAGCAGCAGAACATCCACCATCATCAAACAATGGAAGACCTGAAAGCAGACATACACCAGTTAAATGATCTGGTACGTACCATTGTCATAGCCCAAAATAACCAAGTTCCCCAAAACAGAAACCATCACCAAGAAAACATCCATTTCCACAATGACCATGACCAAAATGACCTCAGGAGGCCAAATCTGAGGGGAGTAAAATTGGATTTTCCCCATTTCCATGGTGATAATGCCGCAGCTTGGCTCTTTAAAGCCAAtcactattttgaatttcatcaaacaccGTTACCTCACCATTTACTCATGGCTTCCTATTATATGGATGGAGAAGCTCTTGTGTGGTACCAAGAGGCATTGGAAGGAGGTCAGTTTCGAGATTGGGATACCTTTGCAAGGTCTTTGCTAATTCGGTTTGGACCAACAGCTTATGATGACCCCATGGAGGCACTGACTCGTTTGAAACAAACAGGTTCTATAGCTATTTATCAAGCACAGTTTGAGGCCCTTTCTAATCGGTTAAGGGGATTATCCGATGTGCACAAGCTGAATTGTTTCCTAAGTGGGTTGAAAGATGAGATCCGTCTTCCTATCCGCATGTTCAACCCGGTTAGTTTAAGTGCTGCGTACACATTGgctaaaatacaagaagaatacCTTGCAAGTTCCAAGAAAACCAGCAAGGTGGGGGTAGATAAAATCAGTCCAATGGTAGGAGGAAGTTACAGCCGTGGACCATATTCGGGGGAAGGAAACAGCACTAAATGGCAAAACCCGTGGGGGGGAACGAGGAAGGTTTCGTCCAttcaaatgaatgaaaagagaaaaaaagggttATGCTACCACTGTGATGAGAAATGGAACCCACAGCACACATGCAAGAATCCTAGAATCTACTTGATGCAAGTGGATGAAGATTTACCtgaagctgaaaaagaaccaGTAGTGGTAGAGATCACTGAAGATGAAATAGTAGGAGTGGCTGAGACTAGTGTGGAAGCACCTGAAATTTCTCTAGCAGCCATTACAGGAACACCCACCATGAGTACCATGTGTTTACTAGGAACTTTGATGGGAGAACCTGTCGTAATCTTAGTGGACTCGAGGAGCTCACATAACTTTGTGGAGTCCACTTTGATAACTAGGTTGAAGCTGCCTATTGATGCTTCCAGCAACTTGAATGTAAGGGTGGCCAATGGACAGAGTTTGAGGAGCGGTGGGGTATGCAAGGAAGTGAGGTTAAAAGTGCAAGGTATGGTGTTCCAACCTtctcttcatttattaaatCCTGCTGGTTGTGATATTGTGTTGGGCATTCAATGGCTGGTTACTTTAGACACTATAACGTGGAATTTTTCTAAGTTACTGATGGGTTTTACATATGGAGGAAAAAGTGTGGAATTGAAGGGGTTAAAATTAAACCCATCTGTGATAGAAGATGGACACAAGCTGCTCAAGACCACCATGGCTAAGAGTAGGGGAATTTTGTTACAAATCATGGCCCAAGAAGTAAAAGAGCAAAAAGAAGAAGTGTTAGATCCTGAAGTTACCAAACTGTTGGCTGAGTTGGGAGGGGTTTTTAAGGAACCTGAGGGGTTACCACCACCCAGAAAATATGACCATAAAATTGTCCTCAATGAGGGCACTCAACCCATTGCTAATAGGCCATACCGATACCCTGCTAATAGGCCATACCGATACCCTTATTACCAAAAAactgaaatagaaaagattgtTGCAGAGTTGTTAAAATCTGGAGTTGTAAGACCAAGTATGAGCCCTTTTTCATCTCCTGTTTTACTAGTAAGAAAGGCCGATGGGAGTTGGAGGCTTTGTGTGGATTACCGGGCACTTAATAAAGAAACCGTGAAGGTAAAATTTCTCATTCCTATGATTGATGAACTGTTGGATGAGTTGGCTGGTTCAGTAGTGTTTTCTAAGCTTGATTTAAGGTCCGGATACCACCAAGTGAGAGTGGCAGTGGATGACATTCCCAAAACAGCTTTTCAAACACATGAAGGGCATTACGAGTTCTTGATAATGCCCTTTGGTTTAACTAATGCCCCGGCCACGTTTCAAGGGTTGATGAATGATGTGTTCAAAccttttttgaagaaatttgtgcttgtttttttttatgatatattggTGTACAGCCGGTCTCGAAGGGAACATTTTAACCATTTGAAACAGGTGTTATCACTGCTGGAACAGAATTCATTGTTTGCTAAGAGGTCCAAGTGCATGTTTGGTGGGAGAAATTGAATACTTAGGCCATGTCATTAATGCTAAAGGGGTAATGGCCAACCCCTCTAAAATTGCCACTATGTTAGAATGGCCCGAGCCTAAGAATGTGAAGGCCCTAAGGGGATTCCTAGGGCTAACGGGATATTATCGAAAGTTCATAAAAGGATACGGGACCATCGCAGCCCCATTGacgaaattattaaaaaagaattcttttgaGTGGAATGGCAAGGCTAAGAAGGCCTTTGAGGAGCTGAAACAGACTGTATCACAGCCTCCTATGTTGAGATTACCTGATTTTAATAATCCTTTtactattgagtgtgatgcGTGTGGAATGGGGTTGGGTGCCGTTTTAATGCAAGCGGGGCAACCCATTTCTTATATGAGTAAGGGGCTTAAGGGGAAGGCCTTGTTGCTATCAACGTATGAAAAGGGACTCTTGGCCCTTGTGACAGCAGTTCAAAAATGGAGAACTTATTTGCTTGGTcaaacttttattattaaaactgaCCAAGAAGAGCTGAAATACTTGTTGGAACAAAGAATGAGGACTGAAATGCAGCAAAAATGGGTGGCTAAGTTGATGggctatcatttttctattgagtataagaagggaaaagaaaataaggtgGCGGATGCACTCTCAAGAAGGATGGAAGGCCTAAGCAAGGGGGAATGTGCAGCGATACTCTCTTTCCCTAAACCTTCATGGTTAGATGAGTTAAGACATAGTTATCAAGAATCAAGTGAGATGATTATGTAGCTTGATCAACTCAAGGCAAATCTGAATGTGCCTAAAAGGTATTCTTTGATACAATGGGTGATTCTAAGAAAGGGGCGTATTATATTACCTGAAGAttctgattttaaaaaaaaaaagtgttgcaATTCATCCATAATAACCCGCAAGCAGGCCATTCGGGATACTTGAAAACTTATAAGAGGgccaaaatggattttttttggaagggAATGAAAAATGACATCAAGAAGTTGGTTCAAGAGTGTGATACTTGTCAGATTATGAAGAATGAGACAGTACATCCAGTAGGGTTACTCCAGCCACTCCCCATCCCAATCAGCCATGGACTGATATATCACTTGATTTTGTAGAAGGGTTACCAGTGTCAAAGAGTTTCAGTGTATTATTGGTGGTAGTGGACCGACTCACTAAGTATAGCCATTTTATACCCTTGGCCCATCCTTATACTGCTCAAGTAGTAGCTAAAGAGTTTATGAAGAATGTCTTTAAGCTACATGGGTGCCCTAGGTCTGTGGTGTCAGATTAGGACCCAATTTTTCGGAGTAATATTTGGAAGGCCCTCTTCACGGCACAAGGGTCTTCACTGGACTTCAGTTCAGCTTATCACCCGCAATCGGATGGCCAAACAGAAGCAGTGAATAAATGTGTGGAAGCCTACTTGCGTTGCTATGCTAGTTCTAAACCTAAAGTATGGGCTCATTGGCTCCCAATGGCcgagtggtggtataataccACCTATCATACAGCCACCAAAATGACTCCCTATCAGGCTGTCTATGGCTATCCCCCACCCACACTTTTATCTTACATACTAGGCACAGTCACAAATGAAGCAGCAGATCAGTTCCTCAACAACAGAGATCAAGTCATTAATTTACTAAAGCAGAATTTAACAGAGGCACAACAAAGAATGAAACATCACGCTGACAAGCAAAGAATGGAAAGGGAATTTACAAAGGGAGATTGGGTTTACCTCAAGCTTCAGCCATACCGTCAAAAAACCCTAGCTTTGAGGAGGAATTTGAAGCTCTCTCCAAGGTACTACGGGCCTTCCCAGGTTGAAGATAAGATCGGATCTGTGGCCTACAGACTTAAACTTCCCGAATACTCCAAGATCCACCCCACATTTCACGTCTCttgtttgaagaagaagttggGATCACAAGTTCCCATCCTTCCAGTCCTTCCTCCCACTGATTCTTCTGGAGAGATACAACCAGAACCTgaagaaattttagaaagaagAGTGAGAAAACAAGGGGACCGTGCGGTTACAGAGATGTTGGTCAAATGGAATGGGTTACCTACCGAGGAAAGCACCTGGGAATTTCTGTTGAAGCTTTGAGgcctttacccacaccttgtgggcaaggttttcCGAAGAGGGGAAGATTGTTAAGGCTCCATCAATGGCAAGATGATATGGGGAAGACAGGAGCTGAGTACGGGAGTCAAGTGTGCAAGTGTTGTCGAAATGAAGAAGTGAACTTGAAGTAGTTGAGAAGCTGGAACGATGTCGTGGGAGTCTGGGACTTGAAGAACAAGACGCACCGTTTAGATAGGTGTTGTTATTAGCGATAGATGGGTGCTACGCACCGtttatgttgtttttattattaaggGGCCTGTAAACGCAGCGTTTGGAATTATTCCAAACGGTGCGTTCATCTATCAATTAGTTGTTAATCtgtcatttattttcatgctGTGAGGTCAAGTTAGTTTAATGGGAATTCTGTTAGAGCAACGTCTTAAGGCAGGGAATGTAGTGGAATTGGGGACGAGAGAATATTTGAAGAAAGTGGAATTTGTAGGAGGTTGGGGAGCCCTCGAATTACTCCCGTATCAATACAGTTGTGCCCTTTGGCATTTACTCAAGCACCTGGTGTGCATCTTCTTCACTGTATTCATACCGTGCATTTCATTCTACAGCATTCTTAATTACAACAATCATCCTATAAAAACTTACTATACCGAAGCTCCATTACACCTTTTTACCCATTACATAATGTCAGTACCTCTAAACTAAGCACTTAACAAGTAGactttctcataaaaataacgTGGTTATGAGAGGGAATCGAAACTGTTGTCAGAACTCAGAAGGTGATAAAAGTAGATCAGAAACGCATACTCCTTTGACATTACGTACCTTTCAGTTACGCTTCGTAATTCGAGCTCGGCATTAGACAGAAAATAACGTAGGCATTAATTAACAAAGGGCTGAGTTTGTAACTTTGTAGATAGCGAGTGATGAATGATATTCATGACTAGGATCAGTTTTATACTAATGGCAAAGCGACTGATCACATGTCCTGATTGCTCTAggacttgtttgtttttaagaaattttttaatttattttattttatcttatcttatttaattattataatttttttaaattttcatattttaaaataaataaaataaataatttaattttttttaaatctcaaaataaaaataatattaaaaaaatatattctaacaatattttatttaatttttaatttttatcttaactcaattcaattcacttcatctcatcttatttgtaaaaataaacgagacctaaatatAATCGCTACAATCGCTATGGTGTACGACCATGATATTACAATCTCACTTTCTAATAGTATATAAAAATTGATACTTTGTGCTACTCCCTCTAAGAGGAAGGGATAGGAAATATTTAGGCCTGATTgtttagtaaaattattatatctcatcttatcttatataattattataaaatttttaaattttaaaataaaatataataattaattcaatttttaaaaatttttaaaataaaaaattatattataacattaatattttatttaatttttaatttttattttatttcaatttactATGGACACTATGCAAAGCAGGCCTTATTTATTTCTAgtatccatttcttttttttccctatattGTTGCTACGTTAATTAAGAAATGGTATTTATCGAATCTCTTACCTCTTATTCACGTATTTTTTTATCCCTTaattatgataataaaaaaaaaacccgttCACCGTACCGTGTGAAAGAAGACTCGTGCATAAATTAAGGGCGCATAAATACTACCATACGGTAATATGTAAAAGGCTTATAATGGTttagatgatgagatgaaatagttttttataaatttaataaaatattattttttaatattatttttattttaaaatttaaaaaaattaaagagaatatTTTCATGCAGGTTGAACCGATTTCACTTAAATAACGGCGTTCAATAGAGATGTTCCATGTAGACAACTCAGATTAACAAGCGTGCAGTGCACTGCAGAGGAACAAAACTTTCATCCCGTAAACCCATCCCCCCCCTccctcctctttctctttcaCACCCACGAGAAATGAAACCaacgctccctctctctctctcccaagaaatttttttcttatcctCATCGTTGATTTGTGGAACATAtatcaaatttgagaatatcttCTAACCCTGATTTCATGGCCAAGACTTTTGGTGCTTGATAATCTccttattgcttttttttttttttttaatatgatttggTCCATCCCACACCGAACTGATCATGTTCTTCCAAAAAGTAATTATAGTGAAAACACAAGTTTTTAAGctatatttcttcaaaaataatcattaatCAGATTTAGGAATATCTTCTAACACCAATTTCATGCCCAGGTTTTTTTGGTGTTTGATAATCttctcatttgatttttttttttaatctgatcTGGAAGTGTTTAGTGTCATTTTACAGTGTTTGTTTAGTGTTGGATTAGTGCCATCGGAGCTCCTCCGCCGGTATGAAGGTGTGCAACGGTGTGGGTAGGGTGGGTTTTTGTGTTTTCAGAATAATAGTTGTTTCTCCCGGTGGCTCACAcgttttctctaatttttcttttagagtAATGATATTTACTGTCACGAGTATATAAGTACtatataatcgttttaaaaaaaataaataaatataagattcatataaaaaaaaaattaattttttaattataaactctattttttttaaaacgattatataatatttacgtatttcacgtacgtaatattactctttcttttcttttattaacaTGGGATGCGCTCAGGTAACTTTTGTGTGGGTTGCTGATGTGTCAGCATTTTATTTGTGGCCGTTAACTGCATGAGAACGGAATTGCCGTTTCAAAGAGTTTctgtttattttatatgaggCTCGCCTATAAAACGTTGAGAGAATAGAGAATAAGACCTACTGTCTTCAAACGAGAAAACCATGACTACTTCCTTCACAGTTTTCATCGTTCTGCAACTTCTGCTAACTCCAGTCCCGCTACTGCTGCTTGGCCAAGCTCTTAATCCCGTTAGAGGCAACGACAACTTGATCGAAATCGAATGCCACAATGCGGAGGTACCATCCACATGCATCCAGTGTCTGAAATCCGACCGACGTTCCAAAAACTCAGACAGAGTAGGAATCGCGGTGATAATGTTGAACTGCCTGCAAAACCACGCAATGACCTTGTCAACAAACATGTCAGAGCTGGCTTCCGGAACCGCAGATCTAACCATGAAGAATGTGTTCGAAGATTGCGGCCGAGGTTTTTCATCTGCATATAAAGAGCTGTCTTCGGCGACCTCGAGTTTGGAGAAACGCAAGTACGACAAAGCTGAAATGTTGGTGAACGAAGCCCTCGAGTTCGAGCTGAAATGCCATTCGAAGATCGGAAGCTATGGGGATAAAATCCCGAAAGATGTTGTTTATGGGATGAAGCTTTACGAAGATCTTTCTGAGGCTACAAATAGGATAGTCGAACGACTTTAATAATTCTCAATGTTTTTGGGTTCACCTCAGTCGTGATATGAGGAAAttagaaataagataaaaattaaaaaaaaaaactagtttatCACATATTAGTTATTAAATCTTTTTCCATTTAAATTAATTGTGCGAAATCGCACTGTGTGAATAGAAATCGTATTTCTAGTCGCCTAACCAAATCAGATGGCCGTCCAAttataagaaaagagaaatactttttgTCCCGAAAATGTATCCCGAATTTGTGTcccgaatgattttttttttttttacttagtaattaaggaagtattttttaatgatattgtaaattttttatttttttttaaaaatgtttatgatgattaaaaaaatacatgaaaaataaataaataagtgaaataGCCTATTCAGGATGTTTATTCGAGATGTGTAGTAGTGCTCATAAGAAAAAGAGAACAATAGAAATATCGCATCAGTTATGTACAGTGGAAAAACCAGAAATTCTATTTTGTAGGGGTCATATTAATGTATGCAATGATGACTGTTAATGACGTGTTTTGCATACCGAGTATTGGGCTCAGTTACCTGCAACACAAAGAAGATGAGGGGCTCGGGATTGAAGGGTCACCTCCTATGCCAAACTTAGATTTTTGTTCCTTGGAGAGAATTTCAATAAGCAAGAGAATATAAATTCTGAATTCTAGCTTGACTTCCGGCTTTTATATTGCTCGTCGAGATTAAGGTATTCCGTATCTCATGATAGAGGCCCTGATATCCTATAGGAGATACCACATTGTCATTTTTAATGCAGCATGGCCTCCCCACACCATGCCTTGGTGGCTGGTGTGTGGGTGTAGCCACCTTCCATGTGCTCTGTAAGTGACAATGAGTTTTGCCATGATCTCGATCCATGTTTCGTATCCAATCCTTAAATGCGGCATGGCTCTGGCACAACGTACTTCTGCAGGGCATACCTTTCCATATCACCCAGCTTCCCGCCTAGGCACTGGGCCCCCTTCTCCCTTACACAAGTAATGGGCCGACTATACTATTGAACACTGGGGCCTGTAGGATAAACTTGGCCCAGCCAGGGAGGGATGTAAATATCCCTCCCAACTTGGCTTAGCCCGATAGGGATGCAAACATCCATTCCAATTACCTCGACAATTCCTACTATATGCATACAAAGGggattgttattattttgttttcttttcttgcttcccctcctttttatttttgtgtctGGCGGCTTATGAAATCTAACGTGGGGGGCTGCTTGTCACGCGCATCTGTTATTTTCTCACTTTGGAGGTTGCATCTGACAGCTCGATCCCACGTTCCCTCATGCAGTGGAAATCGCAGGACCTATGAATCTATCGTTTCATTTCTGATGACACATGTCACTTTCTTGTCTAGGCAGCCCGATCATCGTAGTTACCTAATTAAACACAAGCCATGTACTACTTTTACCTTTTTGCTTTCTTACATCTCTCGCTCCCGTTGTGACTCTCGTTTGCTTCTTCTCTTCAGttcttctcaattttcttcGTTCTCGTTCACCTTCAAACCCTTTCCTTTTCCCTCATCTTCCCCTTC from Juglans regia cultivar Chandler chromosome 2, Walnut 2.0, whole genome shotgun sequence carries:
- the LOC118347658 gene encoding uncharacterized protein LOC118347658, producing MASYYMDGEALVWYQEALEGGQFRDWDTFARSLLIRFGPTAYDDPMEALTRLKQTGSIAIYQAQFEALSNRLRGLSDVHKLNCFLSGLKDEIRLPIRMFNPVSLSAAYTLAKIQEEYLASSKKTSKVGVDKISPMVGGSYSRGPYSGEGNSTKWQNPWGGTRKVSSIQMNEKRKKGLCYHCDEKWNPQHTCKNPRIYLMQVDEDLPEAEKEPVVVEITEDEIVGVAETSVEAPEISLAAITGTPTMSTMCLLGTLMGEPVVILVDSRSSHNFVESTLITRLKLPIDASSNLNVRVANGQSLRSGGVCKEVRLKVQGMVFQPSLHLLNPAGCDIVLGIQWLVTLDTITWNFSKLLMGFTYGGKSVELKGLKLNPSVIEDGHKLLKTTMAKSRGILLQIMAQEVKEQKEEVLDPEVTKLLAELGGVFKEPEGLPPPRKYDHKIVLNEGTQPIANRPYRYPANRPYRYPYYQKTEIEKIVAELLKSGVVRPSMSPFSSPVLLVRKADGSWRLCVDYRALNKETVKVKFLIPMIDELLDELAGSVVFSKLDLRSGYHQVRVAVDDIPKTAFQTHEGHYEFLIMPFGLTNAPATFQGLMNDVFKPFLKKFVLVFFYDILVYSRSRREHFNHLKQVLSLLEQNSLFAKRSKCMFGGRN
- the LOC108998006 gene encoding uncharacterized protein LOC108998006; its protein translation is MTTSFTVFIVLQLLLTPVPLLLLGQALNPVRGNDNLIEIECHNAEVPSTCIQCLKSDRRSKNSDRVGIAVIMLNCLQNHAMTLSTNMSELASGTADLTMKNVFEDCGRGFSSAYKELSSATSSLEKRKYDKAEMLVNEALEFELKCHSKIGSYGDKIPKDVVYGMKLYEDLSEATNRIVERL